The genomic region CCATGCCGCTCGAGGCCTTCCTCGAGCTCCTGGGCCGCGAGGCGGCGCCGCCGTTCTAGTCGCGCCCCGATCGGGATCGATCGTTGCGCGGGTTCACAGCCCGCGTACCTTCTGCTACTCTCGATGATTCACACTTTGCTCCGGCCGATGCCGGGCCGGAGCGGCGAAGGGGAGACCGTGACTGAGGCCGCTTCGAACCGCGTCGTGATCTTCGACACCACCCTGCGGGATGGTGAGCAGTCGCCGGGCGCCAGCATGGACCTCGGCCAGAAGCTCCAGATCGCGAAGGCGCTCGAGGCGCTCGGGGTGGACGTGATCGAGGCCGGCTTCGCCGCCGCCTCGCCCGGCGACCTGGAGGCCATCCAGGGGGTGAGCCGCCACGTCTCCGGCCCGATCATCTGCAGCCTGGCCCGCTGCACCCAGGGCGACATCGACGCCTCCTGGAAGGCGCTGCAGGACGCGCCCCGCCGCCGCATCCACGTCTTCCTCGCCACGAGCCCCATCCACCGCGACTTCAAGCTGAAGCTCGCGAAGGAGGAGATCGTGAAGCGGGCGGTCGAGGGGGTGCGCCGCGCCCGCGAGCGGTTCGACGACGTCGAGTTCTCGCCGGAGGACGCCGCCCGCACCGAGCTCGAGTTCCTGGCCGAGGTGGTGGAGCGGGCCATCGAGGCCGGCGCCACGACGGTGAACATCCCGGACACGGTCGGGTACGCGCTCCCGCAGACCTACGCGGAGACCATCCGCTACCTGCGCGCCCACGTGCGCGGCATCGAGCGCGCGGTCATCTCCGTCCACTGCCACAACGACCTCGGCCTCGCCGTCGCCAACAGCCTCGCCGGCGTGCTCGAGGGCGCGCGCCAGGTGGAGTGCACCATCAACGGCATCGGCGAGCGGGCCGGCAACGCCTCGCTCGAGGAGGTCGTCATGGCGGTGAGGACCCGCCGCGACGTGCTCAAGGTCGAGACCGGCATCCGGACCGACCGGCTCTACCCGACGAGCCGCCTGCTGTCGCAGGTGACCGGCCTCGCCGTGCAGCGGAACAAGGCCATCGTCGGCCAGAACGCCTTCGCCCACGAGGCGGGCATCCACCAGCACGGCATGCTCACCCACCGCGAGACCTACGAGATCATGCGGCCGGAGGAGGTGGGCTTCGCCCGCTCCAGCCTCGTGCTCGGCAAGCACTCCGGCCGCCACGCGCTCAAGGAGCGGCTCGCCGCGCTCGGCTACGGGCTCGACGACAAGCAGCTCGATCTCGTCTTCGCCGACTTCAAGACGCTCGCCGACAAGAAGAAGGACATCTACGACGCCGACCTCGAGGCGCTCGTGATCCACGGCCAGGTGCTCGGCGCCGGCGCCCGCAAGTGGGAGCTCGCGGCGCTCTCGACCACCTCCGGGACCGGCACGCTGCCGGCCGCCTCCATCGCCCTGACCGACGCGGGCGGCGAGCGGCACCAGGCGGCGAGCGCCGGCGACGGCCCGGTGGACGCGGTCTTCAAGGCCATCGAGCGGATCACCGGCGTCTCGGTGAAGCTGCGGGACTACAGCATCGCCAGCGTGACCACCGGGGAGGACGCGCAGGGCGAGGTGGTGCTCGAGGTGGAGCACGAGACCGGCGTGTACCGCGGCCGCGCCCTCTCGACCGACATCATCGAGGGGAGCGCGCGCGCCCTCCTCGACGTGGTGAACCGCATCGCCGTCCGCGCGGGCGCCCAGTCGCCCGCCGGCCGGGAGGAGATGGGAACCGTCTGATGAGCCCGCGCACGCTGTTCGAGAAGGTCTGGGACGCGCACGTCGTCCGCCCCGAGACCGACGAGACCCCCGCCGTCCTCTACATCGACCTCCACCTCGTCCACGAGGTGACCTCGCCGCAGGCCTTCGCCGAGCTGCGCGCCCACGGCCTGCCGGTGCGGCGGCTCGACCGCACCGTCGCCACCATGGACCACTCCACGCCGACGCTGCCGCGCCAGGCCGACGGGAGCTATCCCTGGGCCGACGCCCAGGCCGAGGCCCAGGTGTCGATGCTCACCCGCAACTGCCTCGAGTTCGGCGTGGAGCTCCACCCGCTCGGCGAGCCGACGCAGGGCATCGTCCACGTGGTCGGGCCGGAGCTCGGCCTCACCTGGCCCGGCGCCACCGTGGTCTGCGGCGACAGCCACACCGCGACCCACGGGGCCTTCGGCGCGCTCGCCTTCGGCATCGGCACGAGCGAGGTGGGGCACGTGCTCGCCACCCAGTGCCTGCTGCAGCGCAAGCCGAAGACGCTGGCGGTCCGGGTGGAGGGGGCGCTCGGCCCCGGCGTGACCGCCAAGGACCTCGTGCTCGCCATCATCGCCAGGCTCGGCGTGGGCGGCGGCACCGGCCACGTCATCGAGTACCTCGGCCCGGCCATCCGCGCGCTCTCCATGGAGGCGCGCATGACCCTCTGCAACATGTCGATCGAGGCGGGGGCCCGCGCCGGCATGATCGCGCCCGACGAGGTCACCTTCGCGTACCTCGCCGGTCGCCCGCGCGCGCCGCACGGCGCCGCCTGGGAGCAGGCGGTCGCGGCCTGGCGCCAGCTCCCCTCCGACGCGGGCGCGCGCTACGACCGCGAGGTCA from Anaeromyxobacter paludicola harbors:
- the leuC gene encoding 3-isopropylmalate dehydratase large subunit, which produces MSPRTLFEKVWDAHVVRPETDETPAVLYIDLHLVHEVTSPQAFAELRAHGLPVRRLDRTVATMDHSTPTLPRQADGSYPWADAQAEAQVSMLTRNCLEFGVELHPLGEPTQGIVHVVGPELGLTWPGATVVCGDSHTATHGAFGALAFGIGTSEVGHVLATQCLLQRKPKTLAVRVEGALGPGVTAKDLVLAIIARLGVGGGTGHVIEYLGPAIRALSMEARMTLCNMSIEAGARAGMIAPDEVTFAYLAGRPRAPHGAAWEQAVAAWRQLPSDAGARYDREVTVDASAIEPMITWGTNPGMAIPVTGRVPTPEAAGAERGAVEKALGYMGLAPGQPILGQPIDVVFIGSCTNSRIEDLRAAAAVLKGRKVKVRSLVVPGSAEIKAQAEAEGLDRIFSEAGAEWRQAGCSMCIAMNGDRIERGQYCVSTSNRNFEGRQGAGGRTLLASPATAAAAAVAGAVADPRRMGAA
- a CDS encoding 2-isopropylmalate synthase, with the translated sequence MTEAASNRVVIFDTTLRDGEQSPGASMDLGQKLQIAKALEALGVDVIEAGFAAASPGDLEAIQGVSRHVSGPIICSLARCTQGDIDASWKALQDAPRRRIHVFLATSPIHRDFKLKLAKEEIVKRAVEGVRRARERFDDVEFSPEDAARTELEFLAEVVERAIEAGATTVNIPDTVGYALPQTYAETIRYLRAHVRGIERAVISVHCHNDLGLAVANSLAGVLEGARQVECTINGIGERAGNASLEEVVMAVRTRRDVLKVETGIRTDRLYPTSRLLSQVTGLAVQRNKAIVGQNAFAHEAGIHQHGMLTHRETYEIMRPEEVGFARSSLVLGKHSGRHALKERLAALGYGLDDKQLDLVFADFKTLADKKKDIYDADLEALVIHGQVLGAGARKWELAALSTTSGTGTLPAASIALTDAGGERHQAASAGDGPVDAVFKAIERITGVSVKLRDYSIASVTTGEDAQGEVVLEVEHETGVYRGRALSTDIIEGSARALLDVVNRIAVRAGAQSPAGREEMGTV